agacgaattctgtGGTTTTTGAACTTTGTTGTGTCTTTTTCCTCTTCTCCAATATGTTCTctgacctaaaggaggcgtttttggcttatatattgcgtacaaaagtcgtgggccaaagctctcctattcctagtccaaatcggcttcagggattgatgctaaagtggatgcgacgcatccacctcgtcctccatttcaatttttcctgcgaaggtggatgcgacgcatccaccttgccctctatttctcagctttgcatgcgagggtggatgcgacgcatccacctctagttcctccatctcagcttttcccaggtgcggatgctatgggctgacttcactgctaagggtgcgcgaaatctgatttttttctagattggatgcgacgcatccaatctctcttcctctacctagagcaccttttcttcatatttttgcagtccacacaccctaattcaccacactcaactcaattagtcataaaactaataattaaaccatgttgggcattttaaagatcaaataacatcaagaagcggttaaaacatgggtaaagtcacatcaacacatatcgaaatatgccaaacatcatagATCCTTTTTTAATCGGATGATTTAAATGGATATAAAAAACATGAGTTAAATGGATTTTATCattagaaaatatatttttaacatGACATAGTATGTTAACTTTTATTTTCTAAATCAACAATAATTGGATCACTTTATTATCCAAAAACAAAAAGTGACTTTGGTTGATTATTTTCATAAATTGAGTTATCATCCAAGAAACTACCTCAATTGTTTAGTATCTCAAATGTCAAATTATTAGTTGTTCCAACAAAAacttgttgggaccaaacacactcacgcaagtatacgtggtcgtcaagtaatagagtagtgaatagagtatcgttcccacgagaacttatgattaacttttgactaattcaaactcaaatagcttatcgattcaagcgatttcttataaaatagataattgtctaatttactacctaaagactatcaagtaatggaataccagaaatcaacgcaacacttaaatagttttaaataacaatcaatgggagataatattctagggtcacgggttatttaacaatcatgttgcatttttagcttaaaataactaattgatttatctggattattggttcacagggttgatattactcataagagtcTGTTGAGCACTTActagcctattcaagctaacttaatacctatatgtctatggaattaaacttaacaagaacgcatgtacaatttctgtattgcaaccgagcaaggcaattaggtatatgtctatcccaattgcgaatcctttcccctatgcccgggtttaagaacttgctctctttaattctatatgcaatctagagttcccactttcgagttcaactctagattcgtagatagtatttcactgttagctactcagcaaaataattaaaaacagaattaaataaacaacccaatatgataaaatcaactttcgtcaatttacacttcaaacatcaacattcgtgcatacccatgaccctagaacaatagggttcttagccactcatattcaggcaatcatcaaagatttacaagagtgcataagaatcaataaaacaaagagagaataggaactcaagacgaattctgtGGTTTTTGAACTTTGTTGTGTCTTTTTCCTCTTCTCCAATATGTTCCctgacctaaaggaggcgtttttggcttatatattgcgtacaaaagtcgtgggccaaagctctcctattcctagtccaaatcggcttcagggattgatgctaagttggatgcgacgcatccacctcgtcctccatttcaatttttcctgcgaaggtggatgcgacgcatccaccttgtcctctatttctcagctttgcatgcgagggtggatgcgacgcatccacctctagttcctccatctcagcttttcccaggtgcggatgctatgggctgacttcactgctaagggtgcgcgaaatctgattttttttctagattggatgcgacgcatccaatctttcttcctctacctagagcaccttttcttcatatttttgcactccacataccctaattcaccacacacaactcaattagtcataaaaccaataattaaaccatgttgggcattttaaagatcaaataacatcaagaagcggttaaaacatgggtaaagtcacatcaacacatatcgaaatatgccaaacatcatagATCCTTTTTTAATCGGATGATTTAAATGGATATAAAAAACATGAGTTAAATGGATTTTATCattagaaaatatatttttaacatGACATAGTATGTTAACTTTTATTTTCTAAATCAACAATAATTGGATCACTTTATTATCCAAAAACAAAAAGTGACTTTGGTTGATTATTTTCATAAATTGAGTTATCATCCAAGAAACTACCTCAATTGTTTAGTATCTCAAATGTCAAATTATTAGTTGTTCTCACGTAACctaattattatttaattagtgtcTCAAATGTCAAATTCTATATTGTCCACACGGTTTAGCATAATCTTTAACAGCAGCACGTAATACAAAGTAGAACTTGACTGCTTACTTTTGGACATGAGAAACAACGGAAGGACCACTTCAAGCGACACTCTATAAATAACTTAAGAGAATATAAGATCAATCAATGCACGATATATTCAAATATAGCATAAGAATTAAGAATGTCTTCCAGTGACTCAAAGCTTCCTTTACGAGATATCCCAGGTGATTATGGCTTGCCCTTTTTTGGGGCAATTAAGGATCGATTTGACTTCCATTACAATCAAGGCACTGATGGCTTCTTCAGGTCTCGCATGCAAAGTTACCAATCCACTGTCTATAGAGCCAACGTGCCTCCTGGTCCTTTCAACGCTCCCAAATCTAAAGTCATTGTCCTTGTGGACGCTGTTAGTTTCCCCATTCTTTTCAACAATTCTAAAGTCGATAAGACGAACTACTTTGATGGCACATTCATGCCCTCCACTGATTTCACTGGCGGTTACCGTTTGTGTCCTTTTCTTGACACTTGTGAGCCCAAACATGCCACACTAAAAGGACTTTTCTTGTCCACACTAGCAAACCTGCACAACAGATTCATACCCTTGTTTCTTAGCTCAATCTCTGAGCTATTTACCCATCTTGAACATGAATTGTCAGATAAAGGAGAAGCTTACTTCAATACCCTCAGTGATGACATGGCATTTGACTTCCTCTTTCGTTTGTTTTGTGAGAAAAGTCCTTCTGAAACAAGTCTGGCCTCTGATGGCCCCACCTTTCTAAACAAATGGGTGTTCTTTCAGTTAGCTCCATTGATTTCTCTAGGCCTCAAACATGTACCCAACTTCATAGAAGATTTGGTTTTGCACACTTTCCCTCTACCGTTTTTCCCTATAAAATCtgattataaaaaaatatttgatGTCTTTTACAAGTCCATGGGGTCTATTCTAGATGAAGCTGAGAAGCTTGGACTGAAAAGAGATGAAGCATGCCATAACTTTATTTTTTTAGCAGGGTTCAATTCTTATGGTGGCATGAAAGTTTTCTTCCCAGCTTTGATCAGGTGGGTTGGAGCAGCAGGAGAGAGTTTAC
The DNA window shown above is from Nicotiana tomentosiformis chromosome 8, ASM39032v3, whole genome shotgun sequence and carries:
- the LOC138896901 gene encoding allene oxide synthase 3-like; the protein is MSSSDSKLPLRDIPGDYGLPFFGAIKDRFDFHYNQGTDGFFRSRMQSYQSTVYRANVPPGPFNAPKSKVIVLVDAVSFPILFNNSKVDKTNYFDGTFMPSTDFTGGYRLCPFLDTCEPKHATLKGLFLSTLANLHNRFIPLFLSSISELFTHLEHELSDKGEAYFNTLSDDMAFDFLFRLFCEKSPSETSLASDGPTFLNKWVFFQLAPLISLGLKHVPNFIEDLVLHTFPLPFFPIKSDYKKIFDVFYKSMGSILDEAEKLGLKRDEACHNFIFLAGFNSYGGMKVFFPALIRWVGAAGESLHRRLTHEIRTAVNEEGGVTFSALNRMSLTKSVVYETLRIDPPVPFQTAKAREDVIIHSHDSSFLIKKDEIIFGYQPLATKDPKIFENPEEFIADRFVGDREELIKYVYWSNGKESDDSTVDDKQCPGKDLVVLLGRLMLVEFFLRYDTFEIEFGKLLLGSKVTFKSVTKATS